Genomic DNA from Corylus avellana chromosome ca4, CavTom2PMs-1.0:
TGCCTTAGCAAATGCATATTTACAATGGGAACTTTTTGGCTTATATCATAGTAATTTGAGTAATATCAGggaccatatttttatcttttttttttttttttttatcctcctaatttctaaagttgatgtgactttcaaaatcatcattagatcaaaattcaagtataattcatctaaaatttaatagtgattttaaaagccatattaaccttagaaggataaaaaaaagataaaataatggTCCTTAACATTACTCTAGTAATTTGCACACAATTATTATAACACAAATCGTGAAATGGCCTTTGAAAATGTTTAAAACATTACTCCATGCAAGTCCACATCAGGCTTAAATGATCTTCATATATTTGAATTCCAAATTCACAGATACAACTTGATGCTAATAGTAAAATATTCTCTGGGAGAGAGATTTCACCGATCAAAGTAATATTTATTTCACAAGTGTCTTTATTTTCTCATGATCATAGATTAATACTGCATCTCGATCATcttattaattaaaactaataTACTAATTATATCAGTTATAGGCTTATAGCTAAGCTGCCTAATTAATTTCCATATTGAGCCTTGTAGTCACTCCAAAGCTGATCAACTGTCTTCCCTAGCAGCTCCACGAAGTAGTTGTCAGTGTAACCATCTCTCATCTTTTTGTTGAGTTCTGCCACAAACCCATCCTTGAGACCATTGCAGTAGTCTAGAAACCGCGCCGTCACCGAGTAGCCCTCGTCCCACCGATCCCCGCCCCCAGGCTGCACCCAGCCAGAAGGCACGTAATCAGCCTTCAACCTCACAAAATCAGCAACTCCTTCAATCAATCCTCCGGGAGCTTGATTGTTACCATTCCATTGCCATATGTGTACCATTTCATGGTAAAGGACCCCATTGAAGTCCCACTTGATATCCGCCGTTATGTTTCCGATATAGTTGGCACCGACGTGAATTTTGTTGTTGCTAGTGTACGCGATTCCGTCCATGTCATCGACGAAGAGGCTCACGCGCTCGACGCTCTTTCTGTCCGCCTCGTTGCTTTGTTGAAAGAGGTTCCAGATGAAGTTGGTGGCGGACGCCATCGTTTCCTTAGTGTAGTCGACGCCCAGCTCATTATTGAAGCGGACACCGCCTGGGCTTGTTTCCGCCCGGTTCGTGACAATGTAATCAACTGCGTAGGTGCCATGCAGGGCTGCTAGGACTAGAAGAGAGGAGAGGAAGAAACTGAGGTTTGCCATGGTTTCTTTTAACTCTGTTTTTCAGGCTTAATTTGCATTGTGTTCTTGCTCCAATGTATTTATATAGGGTTGGCCTAATTTCAGGTTCCTTACGCAATGTGGAGTACGTTTGTCCTACTCTACGGTAAGAGCCGCGTAACTAATTGGAAATTtccaaaatgtaattttttttctcgagGTATTAGTTATAGGTTGATCTTTCTGGCCGTGTGGAAATTGCATGCAAGGAATTGCATATGATTTTCCTTTCCCcactttgaatagaaaaaaaaaaaaaaaagaaaaaaaaaaagacttgcaTATGCACTAGATAAGGGCAAAGGGTAACCTCATATTAGGCAGATGATTAATTCACATAAAATGGATGAATTATAAAAAGTCTACGAATGCTAAGattcatattgattttttaCTAATAAGATTGAGTTTTATAAGCGATTATTAATTATGGATACATACAAGTcttttcaaatgtgatgtgatttttaaaattgctattaaatttgagatgatatatatatatatatttggcatgtccacataagagggggaggaaaaatttaaactagtgacttccgctttatAATGTATAGTTTCCAACAGATTGAActatttaagaaaatgtcattattatgaagaaaaataccattttttatttttaaaaaataccaaataaaagaaaggcaaaaaatagatagggttgcttcggacattttttccattttccatttttttttttaaaaaaaaggtaaaagttgaGCCTTTAGCatttatcttcttaaaaacatctattgatgattttaaaaattacatcatagttaaaaaaaactaaaaaaaaaatttataatccCCATTCTTACATTACTCAGAGCGGTACCACccctatatttaaaaaaagaaaaagaaaaaagattacaaTCAGGATTGACTTGTCAAAATCTAACAGCTAGCGCTCATTTCGTTAATCTGGACCGTTACTTGTCATTCTAGAATTTGTCACATTCATGAATTTAATAGTAATgtgaagtaaagaaaaaaaacagtcATGTGGAGCCGGCGGCCGGTTTTTTAGACTTTAATTTCTGCGATTTTCTACTTTGGATGGGAAGATTTTCAAAGGTTGAAGTCAAAAAGCCAACACGGTAGgatttttttgggggttttcttaaagaaaatgaaagaatggAATAGAATCTCATCCTTTTTAATGCAATATTTCGTGAAATTAGATGGAATTACGTATTCCTGGCCTCTCATTAAATAAAGTGAAATGTCATTTTAGCCtcagattaatatatatagacggtataataatcaaatcatgtgcttttttcttttctttctaatgaaAATTGCATTAAATTCCTGTAAATCAcattgtgtgtatatatatatatatatatatattataatcctacattaaaaaaagaagagagtgaTGAAGTGTAATTCAAACCCTTTAACAGATATATTGCCATATTGGCAGGCATGCTTTTCACTAGAATATCAGTCGTAAATCTTAAATATccaaataaatgaaagaaaacaataaaattaaattgagagtttttaaagtttaaagcgataattataaaattgttgaaatcaaaagaataattaaatatttattctgCCTccatattaaataaataaaataagccaaaaattGACGAAAGGGTCTGTTAGTCACGTGACCAAGACTCAAATccttaattattaaaattaaaaacatcaGTCATTATCTAACACGGGATCAAAAGTCTCCAAAGAGGTAATTCAATCGACTGAGACCACACCTaatgaagtggaagtcactaatttgaatctcccTTTTCATCTTGtatggacatatcaaaaaaaaaaaagaccaaaagtTAGGacctggatcctctccatttcatttgaggatctatttaattatttttaaggagacaattttgtcattttatatttttgaataaaaatactCTCCAAAATAAGTAATTGGATCCCTCCATTTCATTCCCCTCTCCCTAATTAAGGCTACATCACGTATATCATGTATGGGACAATTTTGTCTAGATTATGACGTTAAACTGATAACGTAcgtgggtttttcttttgtctttttggtgGAAGAAGCTAGTGAAGCAAGCTAGACCTACCAAAGACGACAACTCATTTTTTCTTGATaagacaaataataattaaatggtGACATAAATTAAGGTGGCCAGATTAAGacatatatgattttttttttttttttttttaaatcaaatggGAGAAAGCGAATTACAGTCTAATTGACCACAAAAGAGATGGATACTCTGataacaaaacccaaaaagtaAATGCAAAAAtgagtttaattttttggggaaggaaaggagaaaggaaaaatgagTTCTAATTTGGCttaggtgagaaaaaaaaaattcagaagattttttgaattttctttacGGCTTCTAAGCcaaaaaagtaatgctatttattataatattataatacttCCATTAGTccatataaataaaatgatataagatcgagtgaaaattattattattattattatttttagaagtGTAAattcaatgactaatttttattattatcacaATGATAGGTCTTAGCTAGGTTGGCAAACCGCAAAAGTCTTTATCCTGATCCAAGTCTTGGTCAAAGTCGATGCCGTGCACAAAACCAAAATAGAAGAGAACTGAAGAAGGACGTATCTCTCTTGCGTCATGGATAAACGCccataataattaatttgtaagtaGTGCGAGGACCACCTTGCAAGTTACTAAAGTTCTTACTTCCTATATAAATCATATAGCACCACTGCATGTCTTGTACAACCACAACCACAACCATGGCTCACCACATTATgttttccctctcttttctaCTAACCCTAGCAGCCATTGAAGGCATTAATGCAGTTGACTACGTAGTCACCAACACCGCCGGCACCACTCCCGGTGGAGTTCGCTTTAACAACGTTATTGGATCTGACTACAGTAGGCAAACCTTGATTTCCGCCACGGATTTCATATGGAAGACCTTTCAGCAAAACAATGCCGCCGACagaaagaatgtgcagaaagtGAGCTTGTTTATCGATGACAGGGATGGAGTTGCATTTACTAGCAACAACGAGATCCACGTCAGCGCGAGATACATCAACAGTTATTCGGGTGATGTGAAAAGAGAAATCACCGGCGTGCTTTACCATGAAATGACACATGTTTGGCAGTGGAATGGTAATGGGTTGGCTCCTGGAGGATTGATCGAAGGAATTGCTGATTTTGTGAGGTTGAAGGCAGGATATGCGCCAAGCCACTGGGTGCAGCCTGGGAAAGGTGATAAATGGGACCAGGGATACGATGTTACAGCTCGGTTTCTAGACTATTGCAATAGTCTTAGAAATGGGTTCGTGGCTGAGTTGAACAAGAAAATGAGGACTGGTTATAATGCTAACTTTTTTGTTCAACTACTTGGAAAATCTGTTGATCAGCTCTGGAGGGACTACAAAGCCAAGTATGGAAATTAGAGGGGCTGGTTAGAACTATATTAATACGATAAATAATGTATCCTGCATCatgataattgatgaaataaataaataaattatatgaataAATGTTTTTAGATGATTGTCATGGGTTATTtcattgtttaaatataaattagacaTCGATATAAGTTTCTAACGCAAAGATATCAGACATCAATATGGGCTGAGTgcgaaaatttgttttattccATGGCTGCTACAGTGCTACTCGCTGTGCCTTTCACTCTTTATCTTCaagattttaataataatataatatgattttGAGTGGTCTAAGTGGTGAACATGTGTCATTCCACCAAAATAAAGCCTCCACGATTGAGATGTTGACCTTTACCAATACGAACAACCTCTGCTCTGGATGGACCCAGGAGACATTTATGCAATTTTACTGTTTGGATGGCTAAGAGCCCACAAAGCAGTGCGTTCGATTTGACTTAGGACGAGCTATTCTGCCAAGTCGATCTAAGGGGGTGATTGTTAAATCCCATGATACTGTTCATTACCCATTatactatttatttcattttttctaaaaacaacatttttacttttatatcaaatcatttattttttatatcacataatttattttttattattattcaaataaaaaaatcactacaaaacaaaattttttactttttaataccactttttcatttcccaaaccaataattattatttttttgtttattctttttatccATGAACAGTGTGGTGGAGAATGAACAGTGTCATGAGATTTAAATCTTGTTTGaacttaaacttaaaacaagttATTCTGTCAagctttttggtctttttttacTGTACGTTTTGACCCTATaaacattaattgtaattagTAAAATTTTATGAACTATGACTTTATAGCATTTGAATCAACTTTGTAACACCACAAAACTTGCTTCCGGCCATCCAACGTTAGAATCACTAAGatatatatgacatttttatcAAGACTGGTATGATGGAAATTAAGTTTTGttgcatcattttattaatcGAAATCTTTTAGCTAGTGAGGGCTTccactttatatttttttgtgcaTCGAAGAAGTTTATATAGGAGTACTATAAGGATTTTAGTGGATTTCACACGCTCTTATAGTAGTCTCATGTCAGTAAAATGTGCACAATCTCCAACTCTGCGTGGGAAAggaacgatatatatatataatataagcaATCGTCTGAAaacatttattttgatattttatttatttcatcaaaTATGATGATACAGGATAcatcaaatataataatattaatgaacTCTTAATCGGCCCTTTTTAATTTCCATACTTGGCTTTATAGTCGCTCCAGAGTTGATCAACAGACTTTCCAAGCAATTCAACAAAAAAGTTAGCATTATAATCACTTCTCGTTTTCTTGTTCAACTCCGCCACAAACCCNNNNNNNNNNNNNNNNNNNNNNNNNNNNNNNNNNNNNNNNNNNNNNNNNNNNNNNNNNNNNNNNNNNNNNNNNNNNNNNNNNNNNNNNNNNNNNNNNNNNTAGCATGCAGAACTTGTGATCACGAGTTGATAATAAATGGATGGGCTGTTGGAAAGAGATGATTACTGATTTGTATGATGCTTCGACTCTTTTGCTgtaatatcttcttcttttggtgAAGTTCTTTGCATTTGCTTGTTTCTTATGAAACTATCCGTTGCAGTTTCCTTGTATGGAAAGCATGACTTATAGCCTGGCTTGGAGTTTTTTACTTATTACTTCTCGTTCTTAATTTATTGTTAAGAGTCATCTCTGATATTCACATTATTGTGCAGACGTATAAGGAGTGGATTTTGAGGACAATTGAAGAGACATGGAATCTTTTCCACAAGAAATTCATTGCACTTTGGGATGAGCACAAGGATGGTTCTGGTGAGGCATATCTTCCCGCAATATATAACAATCCTGAGCTTCAGCGGCTTGTACAAAAGAAATTTATGGAAGATTTGTTCCATGACACCCTTGGATTTGGTGCTGCCAAAATGATAAGGTAACAAGACCGATTACAGATTCTTATGTTTCACTCTATGTTGCGTATCTGGGtgtaaatttttcaataattattcTTTCCACTGCTTTTGAAACTTTAACCACATTCACCGTTTAGAATTTACATTCTTAATGCACTGGGTTTTGTGCATCTCTTGAAGACCGTAAATGCTAATTTGAGTCAACATTTTTAACCTGCAGAGCCAAAATTTGAGTTATTTCTTTCTGATTATACTctataaaaatcaaacaagctgtgtcaccatatatatatatatacatatatatataatcatttgcCAGACTGTTTCACCAATCAACTGGGATAAAGGTCATTTGCCCTTCTGAATAGAAGAATGCTTTCTTTAATATAATATGTGCCATCTAATCATTTGCCGGACTGTTTCACCAATCAACTGGGATAAAGGGCATTTCCCCTTCTGAATAGAAGAATGCTTTCTTTAATATAATATGTGCCATCAGATTTAATAACCATAttctaatatattttgattttaaatccTATAACTAATGTTTCTCTTGTGGCATATTCTGATTGACAGGAGAATTGTTGGAGTGGCACATGTTGAGGATTTTGAATCAATCACTGATGCTAGCAAACGAGCAGAATGTGAACGCCGGGCTCTTGAAATGGCAAAGCTGCTTCTCAAGGAAAGGAGAAAATTCCAGGCCATTACTGAAGTTGTTTTAGCCATTCGAAAACTCCAGTGATAGTTTACTTGGATATTTTGGGTCTTCCAATAAAGAGTTTCCTAATATTTTggtgtttctcttatatactttctGTGTATTTGGGTGCGCTCTTTTGTGTTTCAAtgaatttcgattacttataaagaTCGAAAACATGTTTGTTTAGAATGAACTCTTACTATTTCTATCCAATGTACAATGTTAACACGAAATAAGATTTGATCTTCTTGGTGCTATCGTCGTTGCTTCAGTGCTGTGAATTATGTTTATCCATCCTCCCCTGCACATGAAAGTGGTGGGTGGACTTGTTGATCAGTCTTTTGAattgttttgttaaaatgcTTATTAGGGAGCCAGAGAGCTTTTGTATTTAGGTAGCTATATATTGAAGGTTTTATTAACCATTAAATGAATCAGACTGTTCATTTTCTTAAGACACCATCTGTATCTGCTTAAACATGTTGGGGGCTATCCACGTCAGCATGAATATGCTAGTCCTCATACTAAATTAGTTGCATTTGATTTACCTTTGTAATAAGCGTTGGTTACGTATGTAACGATTGTATTAAGAAGGTTCAAGCATGCATATATAGTTCATTAAACAcgataaaaacgaaaaaaaaaaaaaaaaaatccattaattagaaaattcaaaaagaagCTATGTAGTACTAGGAAAGGCATTATAAAGCAATCATCTAATTAAGCAAATTTATTTAGATGATAATGCAAGATACAACATTTTACgatcatattaattaataagctCTTAACTAGAACCCTTTAAATATTCCCATACTTTGCTTTGTAGTCACTCCAAAGCTGATCAACAGACTTCCCGAGCAACTCAACAAAAAAAGTAGAATTATAAGAACTCTTCGACTTCTTATTCAAATCAGCCACGAACCCATTTCTAAGACTATTGCAATAGTCCAAAAACCGAGCCGTAACATCGTAGCCACGGTCCCATTTATCACCTTTCCCAGCCTGCACCCAGTGGCTAGGGGCATACCCTGCCTTCAACCTCACGAAATCAGCAATTCCTTCAATCAATTCTCCAGGAGTCAACCCTTTTCCATCCCACTGCCAAATATGTGTCGTTTCATGGTAAATAACCCCTGTGAATTCCCTTTTCAAATCCCCCGAGTAGCCATTGATATATCTTGCGCTAACATGGATCTCGTTGTTGCTAGCATATGCAACTCCATCCATGTCGTCGATAAACAAACTCactttctgcacattctttctGTCCGCACAATCATCTTCTCGGAAAAGCCTCCATATGAATTCCGTGGCAGAAATCAATGTTTCCTTACCGTATACGCATCCAATATCTTTGTCGAAGCGAATCCCGCCAGAAGTGTTCCTGGCGGTGTTGGTGACTACGTAGTCAACTGCATGAATGCCTTCAATGGCTGCTAGGGTTACaaggaaagagaggaaaaaCATCATGCGGTGAGCCATTGTAGGACTAGGCCAGCTGTAGTGCTAGTTGTTTTTGCTCAAGAAATGCAGAGGTGGTGTATGATTTATAGAGAGTTTAGACTTTTAAGTAAATTGCAAGGTGGTGTTCGCACTACTTGCAAATTAAAATGAGCATTTAAaagtttcttttcatttttttaatactaatgAATTTTCAAAGGTGGTAATTCTTACGACTAATTTTCTGATCTATTTCTTTTCTGGTACGTATATGATTTAAGTTTTGAATTGAAGGTCCCTTAATTAATATGAGTTTTTTGCTTGGCCAATTAATTTGAGCTGggaaattaattttctcctgATCATCAACACAATGAAAAGGCTGAGTTTATCTAGAAAACTGAGCAGTTTGGAAGGCcacgtttatttatttatttatttttttggaaaaatgcagtttacctccatgaagtttcaagggtttttcaattttaacccaaaagttaaaaaaattggcaatctacccccctgaaatttcaaaaattggcaatttaaaccctccgtttaatttttccgtctaaatgaacggaaatctatgaaattacatcattaccttcaggctttttttaaaaaaattttggtccaatttaacggaaattagtaacggaaggtttaaattaccaatttttgaaacttcagaagggtaaattgccaatttttgaactttggggttaaaattgaaaaacccctgaaacttcaagggggtaaactGCACTTTTCCCCGCCCCcctttttaattgaataaggaaaagaTTATAGGAGAAAATCTTTCCCATTTCTAGTCcaaatggaagagagaatagggGATCCAAAGGCCACGTTTACTTCATACACAGAAGAGTGGGGAGCCAAATAAGCGAAACATAATTTGTGTGAAGACAGTTTGATTtctgttttagttttagtttttagttttaatgttttttaacaacaaaaaccaAACTGTTTTCACACAATTGATAATGGATGATCGAGTGTGTTTGGGAATTTACGAAAGGAGACTTATTTGAAAGAGgacaatagaaaataaatgaaataaatcaaGAAAGAATCGAACGGAATAGAATGGATAAGactatttttatttcctttttgtggatattaagttaattaagattaaaaaaaagaagaaggaaaaacacatgatttaattattatatcatTTGTTGTtcgtttatttttgtttttgattaattaatggAGACTAAAAAAGGTATTCCACTTAATTAATGAGACGAATATGAATTTGGTTCCCATTTCagaaaaacccaataaaaaaacgCCAGAACGGTAGGTTCCAATTCTAATTCCCATCCTAATTAATTAGGAACCGTTTAGTAATTGTCCTGATTAGAAGCTAGAGTTGGACAAATTATTAAGTGAAGTCTAATGACCGGCTGGCTCTAGtaaattcaaataatcaaaGTGACAAAAGGAACAGGACAAACGGTGCTCTATATAATCCAGATAGGCCAATTTTTTAAATCTCTTGATCCAGCCCTGTGTTTTTAGCTGATGTTAAATTTTGGACTTCTTTCGTGGAgtacctagcatttccctttgcAAAATTGCCAAAATACCGGGGCTTTTGGCACAAGAAGAAACTCCACGAAAGAAGTCCAAAATTTAACACCACCTAAAAACACGGGGCTCGATCAAGAGATTTAAAAAATTGGTGTATCTGGTTGCGTTGCTAACCCCTGaatctttgtttgtttattttttattttttaaaacagtattttggtaattttgacacttagttgcaaaaaattgaaagttcgatatactaaattaaaagattttaaagtttaaaagaagggtaaagttcacttaaccttCTAAAACTACCAccacaatgacaatctacctcccaaactatcaattgtgacaatttacccctcaaactaccaaaacaatgataatgtgcctctacttttaacaaaattgcaaaattaccattactaaaataaaaacaaaaatactaaaatttatttattttttcaaaattttaagggtatttttgtcttattgaaaattatataggggtaattttgtcactttgctagcattggggggtacaatttcattgttttggtagtttggggggtaaattgtcgcaattgataatttgtaAGGTATATTGTcgtggggtggtagtttgaaggggttaagtagactttacccttaaaagaataattgcaaaaataataaaaattaaaggagttttgtaaagtttctgcttatttttaatttttattttggttgaaCATTAATGCCGTTTCATTTTTCCTTCAATTGGTGTGAATGGACTAATATTCCAACCGGTATTAATACAAATACAACCGTCTATTAATTTGTTTACGTGACAATATTTATTTCGTGAAGACCGGGTTCCTTGTCTTTGGCCCTTGGGCACTTCATGCATATATGTAGAGGTGGGCACATTAATTGTTTATCGCCTACCAACCACTTATCGACCGCCACTGAGCCGTCACCGACCGACAACTGACTTTTGGCGGTCGATAGGCggaataaaaatactattttgaCATCGGTTTGGTTCGGTAGgtgataagatttttttttttatcagttaaCCGACAATTAACCGACTTAGCCGTTTTTTcaagtaaattttgaattttatctggtacctttttttattgtgtttgtcCAACTTATTTAATTTGTGGTTGTCATTTTGGTTCATGTTgcatgaatttactttttcttttcatttaaaaaaatattatttactgaTTCTGTAGTTACaaagaaattgataaattttaacataaaaacttgtgATCGACAATTAATCGACTTAACCAACCACCAATTAACCGAAAAAGTTGAAACTATTCATTGTCGGTATGAAGTCAGTTAATTAATCGACTTAACCGACTTTTATGAATTGATAGGTGAAAATGCTCATTTCGACACCAACCGAACTGAAACTCACACCTCAAAATTGAACATCTGGTCGCAGTTGCGTAATTAaaaaatcttttcttcttttcttctttactttttttctgGACTATGTATGTATATGGACTATTTCAGTATTTTGGGCCTTTTCCCTTGCTACAAGTCAAGAAATACGAGCGGGAAGAGCTCAGAGTCTCCTGTTCCCACCGGCCGTCACTGCccttacaaattacaattgcAAGTAATCAAACCATGATGCAAGTCCACATCAGGCTTAAATGATCTTCATATATTCGAATTCCAAATTCACAGATACAACTTGATGCTAATAGTAAAATATTCTCTGGGAGAGAGATTTCACCGACCAAAGTAATATTTATTTCACAAGTGTCTTTATTTTATCATGATCATAAATTAATACTGCATCTCGATCATCTTATTAATTCAAACTAATATACTAATTATATCAGTTATAGGCTTATAGCTAAGCTGCCTAATTAATTTCCATATTGAGCCTTGTAGTCACTCCAAAGCTGATCAACTGTCTTCCCTATCAGCTCCACGAAGTAGTTGTCAGTGTAACCATCTCTCATCTTTTTGTTGAGTTCTGCCACAAACCCATCCTTGAGACCATTGCAGTAGTCTAGAAACCGCGCCGTCACCGAGTAGCCCTCGTCCCACCGATCCCCGCCCCCTGGCTGCACCCAGCCAGAAGGCACGTAATCAGCCTTCAACCTCACAAAATCAGCAACTCCTTCAATCAATCCTCTGGGAGCTTGATTGTTACCATTCCATTGCCATATGTGTACCATTTCATGGTAAAGCACCCCATTGAAGTCCCACTTGATATCAGCCGTTATGTTTCCGATATAGTTGGCACCGACGTGGATTTCATTGTTGCTAGTGTACGCGATTCCGTCCATGTCATCTACGAAGAGGCTCACGCGCTCGACGCTCTTTCTGTCCGCCTCATTGCTTTGTTGAAAGAGGTTCCagacagtggcggagccacatgtCGGCCAGAGGTGGCCGTGGCCCccccaagaatttttttttgaaaaaaaattaaagatgagcattaatttattgagaaaaaaaggtttttttttgaaaaaaaatttcacactTTCAGCACTAGGCCGTGGATCagcattaatttattgtttttttttcttttctaaatagGGCCCCTCCATTTTCCTGaaagttcatttgtttttttctaaatagGGCCCAATGCGCTGCAGCTGGCCCctccatattttaaaaaaaaataaataaaaaaaaaataaaaaaaaaaaagtttacaaaaTGAACTTTCAAGAGCACAAATTtagtttacaaaataaatttagtttACAAATGGCCCGATTCGACATTACAAAATTTATCTTCTATTGCAGAATTatgccaaggattggcaaagacagaaaaatcaaagatatactatcttattgatagattgattcgtcTTATTTTGACTCTTCTAGTATCTACAAcaactaccgaacgagcattttcagcaatgaaaattgtaaaataactacgcaacaaaatggaga
This window encodes:
- the LOC132179676 gene encoding uncharacterized protein LOC132179676; the encoded protein is MANLSFFLSSLLVLAALHGTYAVDYIVTNRAETSPGGVRFNNELGVDYTKETMASATNFIWNLFQQSNEADRKSVERVSLFVDDMDGIAYTSNNKIHVGANYIGNITADIKWDFNGVLYHEMVHIWQWNGNNQAPGGLIEGVADFVRLKADYVPSGWVQPGGGDRWDEGYSVTARFLDYCNGLKDGFVAELNKKMRDGYTDNYFVELLGKTVDQLWSDYKAQYGN
- the LOC132179324 gene encoding uncharacterized protein LOC132179324; this translates as MAHHIMFSLSFLLTLAAIEGINAVDYVVTNTAGTTPGGVRFNNVIGSDYSRQTLISATDFIWKTFQQNNAADRKNVQKVSLFIDDRDGVAFTSNNEIHVSARYINSYSGDVKREITGVLYHEMTHVWQWNGNGLAPGGLIEGIADFVRLKAGYAPSHWVQPGKGDKWDQGYDVTARFLDYCNSLRNGFVAELNKKMRTGYNANFFVQLLGKSVDQLWRDYKAKYGN
- the LOC132177253 gene encoding uncharacterized protein LOC132177253 — protein: MAHRMMFFLSFLVTLAAIEGIHAVDYVVTNTARNTSGGIRFDKDIGCVYGKETLISATEFIWRLFREDDCADRKNVQKVSLFIDDMDGVAYASNNEIHVSARYINGYSGDLKREFTGVIYHETTHIWQWDGKGLTPGELIEGIADFVRLKAGYAPSHWVQAGKGDKWDRGYDVTARFLDYCNSLRNGFVADLNKKSKSSYNSTFFVELLGKSVDQLWSDYKAKYGNI
- the LOC132179655 gene encoding uncharacterized protein LOC132179655, with translation MANLSFFLSSLLVLAALHGTHAVDYIVTNRAETTPGGVRFNNELGVDYTKETMASATNFIWNLFQQSNEADRKSVERVSLFVDDMDGIAYTSNNEIHVGANYIGNITADIKWDFNGVLYHEMVHIWQWNGNNQAPRGLIEGVADFVRLKADYVPSGWVQPGGGDRWDEGYSVTARFLDYCNGLKDGFVAELNKKMRDGYTDNYFVELIGKTVDQLWSDYKAQYGN